One window from the genome of Candidatus Leptovillus gracilis encodes:
- a CDS encoding nucleotide pyrophosphohydrolase produces the protein MNWQQQAAEFAKKQNLTHTPGVYALDLMSEVGEVAKEILLATEYGERPFAPRANLTGELGDALYSLCLLATAVGVDLDEALTITLEKYATRRQTTGHVGSSTS, from the coding sequence ATGAACTGGCAGCAGCAAGCCGCAGAATTTGCCAAAAAACAGAACTTAACCCACACGCCCGGTGTTTATGCTCTTGATTTGATGAGCGAGGTCGGTGAGGTGGCCAAAGAGATTTTGCTGGCGACGGAGTATGGCGAACGGCCGTTTGCCCCCCGCGCCAACCTTACCGGTGAATTGGGCGACGCCTTGTACAGCCTGTGCCTGCTGGCAACGGCCGTTGGCGTAGACCTGGACGAAGCTCTGACAATCACCCTGGAAAAATACGCCACACGTCGCCAAACCACCGGGCACGTCGGCAGTTCAACATCCTGA
- the fabF gene encoding beta-ketoacyl-ACP synthase II, producing MENSNRQKPRVVITGMGLITALGHNLPDTWAAILSGQPGIGPFTSIEQGDHTSGGACEIKDFDAEDHMDKRLARRRDRYQQLATIAANEAMAQAQLPITAANRERIGVILGTGVGGIRTLVEQEHVVIEKGLRRVSPFAITMIMPNGAAGMLAIDYGIQGPTTTITTACAAGADAIGHALRAIQWGEVDAVLTGGSETIITDVAVAGFERAGATSSADSFAPRPFDKNRDGLVVGEGAGMLVLERLDHAQARGAAILGEIVGYGQTTDAHHITAPAEGGAGAARAIRKALADAGLQPTDVDYISAHGTATQLNDAAETAAIKSVFGSHAYNLAVSSTKSMTGHIMGATGAIETIFCALAIRDQIAPPTIHYETPDPDCDLDYVPNVARPGRIRVCLNHAFGFGGHNAVLAIQEFAL from the coding sequence ATGGAAAACAGCAACCGGCAAAAGCCGCGTGTGGTCATCACCGGTATGGGTCTCATCACCGCGTTGGGCCATAACCTACCCGATACCTGGGCGGCCATTCTGTCCGGCCAACCTGGCATTGGTCCTTTCACCTCCATTGAACAAGGCGACCATACGTCCGGCGGCGCGTGCGAAATCAAAGACTTTGACGCCGAAGACCACATGGACAAACGCCTGGCCCGCCGCCGCGACCGTTACCAACAATTGGCAACCATCGCCGCCAACGAAGCTATGGCCCAGGCCCAACTGCCCATTACCGCCGCCAATCGGGAACGCATTGGCGTCATTTTGGGCACGGGCGTCGGCGGCATCCGCACGTTGGTAGAACAAGAACATGTCGTCATCGAAAAAGGACTGCGCCGTGTCAGCCCCTTTGCCATTACCATGATAATGCCCAACGGCGCGGCGGGCATGTTGGCGATTGATTACGGCATTCAAGGCCCCACCACCACCATCACCACTGCCTGCGCGGCCGGCGCCGACGCCATCGGCCATGCCCTGCGCGCCATCCAATGGGGCGAAGTAGACGCCGTGTTAACCGGCGGCAGCGAAACCATCATCACCGACGTGGCTGTGGCCGGTTTTGAACGGGCCGGCGCCACTTCCAGCGCTGATAGTTTTGCGCCACGGCCGTTCGACAAAAACCGCGACGGCCTGGTAGTTGGCGAAGGGGCCGGTATGCTGGTGCTGGAGCGGTTGGACCACGCCCAGGCGCGCGGCGCAGCCATTCTGGGCGAAATTGTTGGCTACGGCCAAACCACCGACGCCCACCACATCACCGCCCCGGCCGAAGGCGGCGCCGGCGCCGCCAGAGCCATCCGCAAAGCATTGGCCGACGCCGGCCTGCAACCCACCGACGTGGACTATATCAGCGCCCATGGCACAGCCACCCAGCTCAACGACGCGGCCGAAACGGCCGCTATCAAAAGCGTCTTTGGCTCCCACGCCTACAATCTAGCCGTCAGTTCCACCAAATCCATGACCGGCCACATCATGGGGGCTACCGGCGCCATCGAAACCATCTTTTGCGCCCTGGCAATTCGAGACCAGATCGCCCCACCAACTATTCATTATGAAACGCCCGATCCCGACTGCGACCTGGATTACGTGCCCAATGTGGCCCGCCCTGGTCGCATTCGCGTCTGCCTGAACCATGCTTTTGGGTTTGGCGGCCACAACGCCGTTCTGGCGATTCAGGAATTTGCCTTGTAG
- the rnc gene encoding ribonuclease III yields the protein MDEAITTLQSLIGVQFHDYSLLTRSLTHRSFLNENEQVLQDNERLEFLGDAVLDFVVGAYLYNRLPEMDEGELTSLRAALVRADTLAEFARQWQLGRFLRVGFGEGESGGRERTPILCATFEAVIGAIYLDQGLPMTQALVEKLIAPTLVTILEESLHKDAKSEFQVWAQARYNITPHYAVVETAGPDHAKIFTVQVMIGEQAWGTGQGRSKQIAAQSAAREALLKAEELDEEMA from the coding sequence ATGGACGAAGCTATTACCACGTTGCAAAGCCTCATCGGCGTACAATTTCATGATTATTCGCTGCTAACGCGCTCCTTAACGCACCGTTCTTTTTTAAATGAAAATGAACAAGTGCTGCAAGACAACGAACGCCTGGAATTTCTGGGCGACGCGGTGCTGGATTTTGTGGTTGGCGCTTATTTATATAACCGGCTCCCGGAAATGGACGAGGGCGAGCTGACCAGCCTGCGGGCGGCGTTGGTGCGGGCCGACACATTGGCTGAGTTTGCCCGCCAATGGCAGCTTGGCCGTTTTTTGCGCGTGGGCTTTGGCGAAGGGGAAAGCGGCGGCCGGGAGCGCACGCCCATCCTCTGCGCCACCTTTGAGGCGGTGATTGGCGCTATCTATCTGGACCAGGGCTTGCCGATGACGCAGGCGTTGGTGGAAAAGTTGATTGCGCCAACGCTGGTCACCATCCTGGAAGAATCGCTGCACAAAGACGCCAAGAGTGAATTCCAGGTCTGGGCGCAGGCGCGCTATAACATCACCCCCCATTATGCTGTGGTGGAAACGGCCGGCCCTGACCATGCCAAGATATTTACCGTGCAGGTGATGATCGGTGAGCAGGCGTGGGGTACGGGTCAGGGGCGCAGCAAACAGATCGCGGCGCAGTCCGCCGCGCGAGAAGCGCTGCTCAAAGCGGAAGAATTGGACGAGGAAATGGCGTGA
- a CDS encoding SDR family oxidoreductase — protein MTRLLITGGSSYLGQHFVSQAMADHEVLYTTFSQDPLGLPNGRTLDIRQETAVRQLVTDFAPDAIIHMAGSNRGGDMAAVIELGAAHISQAAAAVGARLIHLSTDVVFSGRGGAPYNETAVPTPVNAYGRAKANAETTVSAHPNHVIIRTSLIYSLQRMDHGTAWMVHALHANQPVTLFDNQIRNPVWLNTLADACLELIHHPYTGILNVAGRQVMTRAEFALKMLDWWGIGQRQTLTIGPSTGGQWPLNCELDLRRAAAVLQIPLLGVDDVCR, from the coding sequence GTGACCCGTTTACTGATTACTGGCGGCAGCAGTTACCTGGGGCAGCACTTTGTGTCGCAGGCGATGGCTGACCACGAGGTGTTGTATACCACCTTCAGCCAGGATCCGCTGGGCCTGCCCAACGGCCGTACCCTGGACATACGCCAGGAAACGGCCGTCCGCCAACTCGTCACCGATTTTGCCCCCGACGCCATCATCCACATGGCCGGGTCTAACCGCGGCGGCGATATGGCGGCGGTGATTGAACTGGGCGCGGCCCACATCAGCCAGGCGGCTGCTGCGGTGGGCGCGCGGCTCATCCACCTGTCTACCGATGTGGTCTTTTCCGGCCGTGGAGGCGCGCCATATAACGAAACGGCCGTGCCGACCCCGGTCAACGCCTATGGCCGGGCCAAAGCCAACGCCGAAACCACCGTCAGCGCCCACCCTAACCACGTCATCATCCGCACCTCGCTCATCTACAGTTTGCAGCGGATGGACCACGGTACCGCCTGGATGGTCCACGCCCTGCACGCCAATCAGCCGGTGACGCTGTTCGACAACCAGATTCGCAACCCGGTGTGGCTGAACACGCTGGCGGACGCCTGCCTGGAACTGATCCACCACCCCTACACCGGCATCCTCAACGTGGCCGGCCGCCAGGTGATGACGCGAGCCGAATTTGCCCTGAAAATGTTAGACTGGTGGGGCATCGGCCAGCGCCAAACGTTGACCATTGGGCCGTCTACCGGCGGCCAGTGGCCCCTGAACTGCGAGTTGGATTTGCGGCGGGCAGCGGCCGTTTTGCAGATTCCCCTCCTCGGTGTGGATGATGTGTGCCGGTGA
- a CDS encoding sigma-70 family RNA polymerase sigma factor, which translates to MDVVGALLTDGMEQGYITYDQILEALPHVENNLPLLEAILEEAQSMGVPVFENEDEASNAMSAALEDTELADLADLDDTDGPVFTASSPKAHVAPLFDLSNVPIDDSVGLYFREMGQQQLLTADEEVQLAMEIEAGRAAEDVMQSGEYNITDYDEMDELERLIEVGNAARAHLIRANTRLVVSIAKKYRGRGLQFLDLIQEGNVGLMKAVEKYDYRRGNRFSTYATWWIRQAVTRALANHGRTIRIPAHLGGRISKLYQVAQELEQEYGRQPTAEEIAENMELPAERVRWMLRTSRQPVHLERPVGDESDAELGDFIEDIEAPPPAEMVANKMLTEELGDILDQLTPREARILRLRYGLQDGESRTLKEVGEMFGLSRERIRQLEKEALRKLRHPNFAGHLRQYLN; encoded by the coding sequence ATGGACGTAGTTGGCGCTTTGCTAACTGATGGTATGGAGCAGGGGTACATCACATACGATCAAATTCTTGAAGCTCTCCCCCACGTAGAAAACAATTTACCGCTTTTAGAGGCGATCCTGGAAGAAGCCCAATCTATGGGTGTGCCGGTGTTTGAAAACGAGGACGAGGCCAGCAACGCGATGAGCGCGGCCTTAGAAGACACCGAACTGGCTGATTTGGCTGACCTGGATGATACCGATGGTCCTGTTTTTACGGCGTCGTCTCCCAAAGCGCACGTTGCTCCCTTATTTGATCTGAGTAACGTGCCGATTGACGATTCGGTTGGCCTGTATTTCCGTGAAATGGGGCAGCAGCAGCTGCTGACGGCTGACGAAGAAGTGCAGTTGGCCATGGAAATTGAGGCCGGTCGCGCCGCCGAAGATGTGATGCAGAGTGGGGAGTACAACATCACGGATTATGATGAGATGGATGAGCTGGAACGTTTGATCGAAGTGGGCAACGCGGCCCGCGCTCATCTTATTCGGGCAAACACCCGTCTGGTTGTGAGTATCGCCAAAAAATATCGGGGGCGTGGCCTACAATTCCTGGACCTGATTCAGGAAGGCAACGTCGGGCTGATGAAAGCGGTAGAAAAGTATGATTATCGCCGGGGTAATCGGTTTAGCACCTATGCCACCTGGTGGATTCGGCAGGCGGTGACGCGGGCGTTGGCCAATCACGGCCGTACCATTCGTATTCCGGCCCATTTAGGCGGACGCATCAGCAAATTGTATCAGGTCGCCCAGGAGTTAGAGCAGGAATACGGCCGTCAACCTACCGCCGAAGAAATCGCCGAAAACATGGAACTGCCGGCCGAGCGCGTCCGCTGGATGCTGCGCACCAGCCGCCAGCCCGTCCACCTGGAACGCCCCGTCGGCGACGAATCCGACGCCGAACTGGGTGACTTTATCGAAGACATCGAAGCGCCGCCGCCGGCCGAAATGGTCGCCAACAAAATGCTCACCGAAGAGCTGGGCGATATTTTAGACCAACTAACCCCCCGCGAGGCGCGCATTTTGCGCCTGCGCTATGGGCTGCAAGACGGCGAGTCGCGCACCCTCAAAGAGGTGGGCGAAATGTTTGGTCTGTCCCGCGAACGCATCCGGCAGCTTGAAAAAGAAGCGCTGCGTAAACTGCGCCATCCCAACTTTGCCGGTCATTTACGCCAATACCTGAACTGA
- a CDS encoding polysaccharide biosynthesis tyrosine autokinase translates to MELRQYVYLVWRWLWLIISGVLLAGGVAYYVSRAQAPVYRASATLLVIEGSNGVDTAYNALLTSEQLAQSYAERLKNYEVLAEALANLGLSLPPEDLVEFLQVQLVNNTQLIILSVENTDPQVARDLANEIPAVFAERNSAQQLARYASLKLSLEDELQRLAGELANAETALAIELERPVLNQTAVNRQNDNILRLRETYARMLVNFEDVRIAEVRSLDNLVIDEAARLPLLPVRPRVVTNTLLAAVVGGMLALGLVFLVEYLDDTLKNPKDIELNIGLTTLGSLQKVKVTKPVDALVVAMEPRSPAAEAYRQIRTNIQFISVDREVRTLLITSANIGEGKTTVSINLATALAQSGKRVLLVDTDMRRPMLHRMLEVDGSKGLSNLIIRGREDAHYIKGTLIPNLYVLPAGRLPPNPAELLGSERMKEVFAWLKDQADYVIFDSPPVLAVTDAVVLSRLVDTTILVASAGHTRYPAFGTAVAQIQALDSPIAGVILNKVNANGRFGHAYNYYYRTNYQPVPEGNGRKSWKERLQTINTGFLNLFH, encoded by the coding sequence GTGGAACTAAGGCAATACGTATATTTGGTTTGGCGCTGGTTGTGGTTGATTATCTCCGGCGTGCTGCTGGCTGGCGGTGTTGCTTATTATGTCAGCCGCGCACAAGCGCCGGTTTATCGCGCTTCCGCTACTCTGTTGGTCATCGAAGGCAGTAATGGCGTAGATACCGCCTATAACGCGCTGCTGACCAGCGAGCAGTTGGCCCAGTCTTACGCCGAGCGGCTGAAGAATTATGAAGTGCTGGCTGAGGCGCTGGCTAACCTGGGGCTGTCTCTGCCGCCTGAAGACCTGGTGGAATTCCTGCAAGTGCAGTTGGTCAATAATACGCAGCTCATTATTCTGAGCGTGGAGAATACCGACCCGCAGGTGGCCCGCGACCTGGCGAATGAAATTCCGGCCGTATTTGCCGAACGTAACAGCGCCCAACAGTTGGCGCGTTATGCCAGCCTTAAGTTAAGTCTGGAAGATGAACTGCAGCGGTTGGCGGGTGAATTGGCGAATGCCGAGACGGCTCTGGCGATAGAATTAGAGAGGCCAGTGTTAAACCAAACGGCCGTTAACCGCCAAAACGACAACATCCTTCGCCTGCGCGAAACCTACGCCCGCATGTTGGTCAACTTCGAAGATGTGCGCATCGCCGAGGTACGCAGCCTGGACAATCTGGTCATTGACGAAGCGGCGCGCCTGCCGCTGCTGCCTGTTCGTCCCCGTGTCGTGACCAATACGCTGCTGGCGGCCGTTGTTGGCGGCATGTTGGCCCTGGGGTTGGTGTTCCTGGTGGAGTATCTGGATGACACGCTCAAAAACCCGAAAGACATTGAACTGAACATCGGTCTGACGACGCTTGGCTCCTTACAAAAAGTAAAAGTCACCAAGCCGGTAGACGCCCTGGTTGTGGCGATGGAACCCCGTTCACCGGCGGCCGAGGCTTACCGCCAGATACGGACCAACATCCAATTTATTAGCGTAGACCGGGAAGTACGCACCTTGCTCATCACCAGCGCCAACATTGGCGAGGGCAAAACGACCGTCTCCATCAACCTGGCGACGGCCCTGGCGCAGTCTGGCAAACGGGTGTTGTTGGTAGACACCGATATGCGCCGCCCCATGCTGCACCGGATGTTAGAAGTAGACGGCAGCAAAGGGTTGAGCAACTTAATTATTCGCGGGCGGGAAGACGCGCATTACATCAAAGGGACGCTCATCCCGAACCTCTATGTGCTGCCGGCCGGCCGCCTGCCACCCAATCCGGCGGAATTGTTGGGGTCGGAGCGTATGAAAGAGGTTTTTGCCTGGCTAAAAGATCAGGCTGATTATGTCATTTTCGACAGCCCGCCGGTGTTGGCGGTGACCGACGCCGTGGTTTTGTCGCGCCTGGTGGATACGACGATTCTTGTCGCCAGTGCGGGGCACACCCGTTACCCGGCGTTTGGCACGGCCGTCGCCCAAATTCAAGCCCTGGACAGCCCCATCGCCGGAGTCATCTTAAACAAGGTAAACGCCAACGGCCGTTTCGGGCACGCCTACAACTATTATTACCGCACCAACTATCAGCCCGTGCCAGAGGGGAACGGCCGTAAATCCTGGAAAGAACGCCTGCAAACCATCAATACCGGCTTCCTCAACCTGTTCCACTAA
- a CDS encoding ABC-F family ATP-binding cassette domain-containing protein: MAILTTTNLGQSFGAFDLFSGISVSIPKDGKVGLVGPNGIGKTTFLLILAGQMAPSAGSIHMAKGTRFGYLRQEAAEAFSGRQHSVYDEMLLVFKQLRATETELHAMETAMSDPAISQSASDDLFERYSALQAQFELAGGYQYDLRIRQVLTGLGFDDQTWQLPLPHLSGGQKTRVLLARLLLEAPDLLILDEPTNHLDVQAIEWLEGTLKTWEGAVLIVSHDRYFLDKTVNTIWEMTPTDIQTYRGNYSAYVMQRDARWERRLEEFATLKERLEKEVDYIRRNMAGQRTQMAQGKLSRLSREVAAIRAGGLGVLGDLESKGWMQVKAEYGVEMQASTIGELHEQIKALQGPGRPAEVKMRIQASHRSGNLVLRTSSLQIGFPGALLFTADDIVLNRQERAALIGPNGAGKTTFLRTILGHQPPLAGQITPGASLEIGYFSQAHDNLNRDNTVLDELLAQQNMMLSEARSYLARYLFRGDDVYKPISLLSGGERGRLALALLALQKANFLLLDEPTNHLDIPAQETLQAALAEFEGTILMVTHDRYLVDRLATQIWELRDGRLRIYTGSYQEYLAQRSLETEAAREAAAQARAVITPASNGDDAPRLSKNEQRRRAEALAALERQVHELEARLHAISQTLQAATQAQSFDKIQSLSLEYAAVEEELAQRMSEWETLAHE; encoded by the coding sequence ATGGCAATTCTGACCACCACCAACCTGGGCCAATCCTTCGGCGCGTTTGACCTGTTCAGCGGCATCTCCGTTAGCATCCCTAAAGACGGTAAAGTCGGCCTGGTTGGTCCCAACGGCATCGGCAAAACCACCTTCCTCCTCATCCTGGCCGGGCAGATGGCCCCCTCGGCCGGCAGCATCCATATGGCCAAAGGAACCCGCTTTGGTTACTTGCGCCAGGAAGCCGCCGAAGCTTTTTCCGGTCGGCAGCACAGCGTCTACGATGAAATGCTGCTGGTCTTCAAACAACTCCGAGCCACCGAAACCGAACTGCACGCCATGGAAACCGCCATGAGCGATCCGGCCATCAGTCAATCTGCCAGCGACGACTTGTTCGAGCGCTACAGCGCCTTGCAAGCGCAATTTGAACTGGCCGGCGGCTACCAATACGACCTGCGTATCCGTCAGGTTCTCACCGGCCTGGGGTTCGATGACCAGACCTGGCAGCTGCCCTTGCCCCACCTCAGCGGCGGGCAAAAGACCCGCGTCCTGCTGGCCCGGCTGCTGCTGGAAGCGCCCGACCTGCTCATCCTCGACGAGCCGACCAATCACCTGGACGTACAGGCCATCGAATGGTTGGAAGGCACGCTCAAAACCTGGGAAGGCGCGGTCCTCATCGTCAGCCACGACCGCTATTTTCTGGACAAAACCGTCAACACCATTTGGGAAATGACCCCTACCGACATCCAGACCTACCGTGGCAACTATTCCGCCTACGTGATGCAGCGCGACGCGCGCTGGGAACGCCGCCTGGAGGAATTTGCGACACTCAAGGAGCGGCTGGAAAAAGAAGTGGATTACATCCGCCGCAACATGGCCGGGCAGCGCACGCAAATGGCCCAGGGCAAACTCAGCCGCCTCAGCCGGGAAGTGGCGGCCATCCGCGCTGGTGGGTTGGGCGTGTTGGGCGATTTAGAAAGCAAAGGTTGGATGCAGGTGAAAGCGGAATATGGCGTGGAGATGCAGGCGTCCACCATCGGCGAACTCCATGAACAAATTAAAGCCTTGCAAGGACCAGGTCGTCCGGCAGAAGTAAAAATGCGCATCCAGGCCTCTCATCGCAGTGGCAACCTGGTGCTGCGTACCAGCAGCCTGCAAATTGGCTTCCCCGGCGCTCTGCTGTTTACGGCCGATGACATTGTGTTGAATCGCCAGGAACGGGCGGCGTTGATTGGACCCAACGGCGCTGGCAAAACCACCTTTTTGCGCACCATTTTGGGCCATCAGCCGCCACTGGCCGGGCAGATTACGCCGGGAGCCAGCCTGGAAATCGGCTACTTTTCGCAGGCCCATGATAATTTGAACCGGGACAACACCGTGTTAGACGAACTGCTGGCGCAGCAAAACATGATGCTCAGCGAGGCCCGCAGCTATCTGGCGCGCTATCTGTTTCGCGGCGACGATGTGTACAAACCTATCAGCCTGCTCAGCGGCGGGGAGCGCGGGCGGTTGGCGTTGGCTTTGCTGGCCTTGCAAAAGGCCAACTTTTTGCTGTTGGATGAGCCGACGAATCACCTGGACATCCCAGCGCAGGAGACGTTGCAGGCGGCCCTGGCCGAGTTTGAAGGGACAATTTTGATGGTGACCCACGACCGGTATCTGGTGGACCGGCTGGCGACGCAAATTTGGGAACTGCGCGACGGCCGTCTCCGCATTTACACCGGCAGTTACCAGGAGTACCTGGCGCAGCGCAGCCTGGAAACCGAAGCTGCGCGCGAAGCCGCTGCCCAGGCCCGCGCCGTTATCACCCCGGCCAGCAACGGCGACGATGCGCCCCGGCTGAGCAAAAATGAGCAGCGCAGACGGGCCGAAGCCCTGGCCGCTTTGGAACGGCAAGTCCATGAATTGGAAGCCCGGCTGCACGCCATCAGCCAGACACTGCAAGCGGCCACCCAGGCGCAATCCTTTGACAAGATACAAAGCCTGAGCTTAGAATACGCCGCTGTGGAAGAAGAATTGGCGCAGCGTATGAGCGAATGGGAGACATTGGCGCATGAGTGA
- a CDS encoding dephospho-CoA kinase, with the protein MSDQPQTITLAGKLIIGLTGNIASGKSAVMRLAAEQGALTIDADKIVHELMDHDPDIQAAIAVAFGSEVRREDGRINRRALGQIVFNDPAALQDLEAMLHPAVRVVVAERISASPSAIVFIEAIKLLEGDLAKACHQIWVTRCQRQRQLQRLMICRGLDAEGAATRIKAQPPQEEKVALADVVLDTDGLMTETESQFMLAWNRLPDPAAAAPMTLLIGDTAAAARTRPRTTGPQSLKELLASAHKPAGERTWPDALQVRRAKPSDIPSVLLLIQRATNGTVTMKRADLLMSFSERSYFMGQIGAEVGVVMGWSIDAQVARIDQIFVLPAVDAWLTATAVLLEIEKSANAHIGELVAAFLPADAPDELPTLFRDEGYIVVEHELLPDVWQTAVAESQPPDTLLMIKVLRDERLHKS; encoded by the coding sequence ATGAGTGACCAGCCGCAAACCATCACCCTTGCCGGCAAACTAATCATTGGCTTGACGGGTAACATTGCCAGTGGCAAATCGGCCGTGATGCGTCTGGCCGCCGAACAGGGCGCGTTGACCATAGACGCCGACAAGATCGTCCACGAGTTGATGGACCACGACCCAGATATTCAGGCGGCCATTGCCGTGGCTTTTGGCTCGGAGGTGCGCCGGGAAGACGGCCGTATCAACCGCCGCGCCCTGGGCCAGATTGTGTTTAACGACCCGGCCGCGCTGCAAGACCTGGAAGCGATGCTGCATCCGGCTGTGCGCGTTGTCGTCGCCGAACGCATCAGCGCCAGTCCGTCGGCCATCGTCTTTATTGAAGCCATCAAACTGCTGGAAGGCGACCTGGCAAAAGCGTGCCACCAGATTTGGGTGACGCGCTGCCAGCGTCAGCGCCAACTGCAGCGGCTGATGATCTGTCGTGGTCTGGATGCCGAGGGCGCGGCCACGCGCATCAAAGCGCAGCCGCCGCAGGAAGAAAAAGTGGCGCTGGCCGACGTGGTGCTAGACACCGATGGCCTGATGACGGAAACGGAATCACAGTTTATGCTGGCCTGGAACCGTTTGCCCGACCCGGCGGCGGCGGCGCCGATGACGTTGCTGATCGGCGATACGGCCGCTGCCGCTAGAACCAGACCCCGCACCACCGGTCCACAAAGTCTGAAAGAGCTGCTGGCGTCGGCCCACAAGCCCGCCGGCGAACGGACATGGCCGGATGCGCTCCAGGTGCGGCGCGCTAAACCGTCCGACATTCCTTCAGTGCTGCTGCTGATCCAAAGGGCGACCAACGGGACCGTCACCATGAAGCGAGCCGATCTGCTTATGTCGTTCAGCGAGCGCAGCTATTTTATGGGCCAGATTGGGGCTGAGGTGGGTGTGGTGATGGGTTGGAGCATAGATGCCCAGGTAGCCCGAATTGACCAGATTTTTGTGCTGCCGGCTGTGGATGCCTGGCTGACGGCGACGGCCGTTTTGCTGGAAATCGAAAAATCGGCCAACGCCCACATCGGCGAACTGGTGGCCGCTTTTTTGCCGGCCGACGCGCCGGATGAATTGCCTACCCTGTTCCGCGATGAGGGGTATATTGTCGTAGAACATGAACTGCTGCCGGACGTATGGCAAACGGCCGTAGCCGAATCGCAGCCGCCCGACACATTACTCATGATCAAAGTATTGCGAGACGAGCGCCTGCACAAAAGCTAA
- a CDS encoding site-2 protease family protein, protein MFNNPNATTVSLTAVEDIRHAITPLFTTADTTLDWPEPGHFRLRGRFLRPTADCYDDLRVAFEQHGFTPMLREEEGSVVLIGLPGVFNPPPSNWGINLVLLIATIFSTMFMAALGEVGEGGFAAALSQIWLGIPFSLSLMTILGAHELGHYFAARYHKVPVTLPYFIPMPFSLIGTMGAFIRLKAPVKNKRALFDVGAAGPLSGLVFAIPILLYGLATSPVGPLPTIDYMLEGNSLLYAAAKILVLGQMLPANGLDVSLNQVAWAGWVGLLVTGLNLIPVGQLDGGHVAYVLFGKRARRFFWPVLIALAFLAIFTGATMWLFWIFLLFFFGRAYAEPLDDVTPLDPRRRALAIFTLLLFLLVFVPIPFQIITP, encoded by the coding sequence ATGTTTAATAACCCCAACGCCACGACGGTTTCATTAACGGCCGTCGAAGACATCCGCCACGCCATCACCCCCCTCTTCACCACCGCCGACACCACCCTGGATTGGCCGGAGCCGGGGCATTTTCGGCTGCGCGGCCGTTTTTTGCGCCCCACCGCCGACTGTTACGACGACCTGCGCGTCGCTTTTGAACAACATGGCTTCACCCCCATGCTCCGTGAAGAAGAAGGCAGTGTTGTTCTCATTGGCTTGCCAGGCGTTTTCAATCCACCGCCCTCCAATTGGGGCATCAACCTGGTCCTGCTCATCGCCACCATCTTCTCCACCATGTTCATGGCCGCCCTGGGCGAGGTAGGCGAAGGTGGATTCGCCGCCGCCCTGTCCCAAATCTGGCTCGGCATCCCCTTCAGCCTCAGCCTGATGACCATTTTGGGAGCACACGAATTGGGCCACTATTTTGCTGCCCGCTACCACAAAGTGCCCGTCACCCTGCCCTATTTCATCCCCATGCCTTTCTCCCTCATCGGCACGATGGGCGCTTTTATTCGCCTGAAAGCACCGGTGAAAAACAAACGCGCCCTGTTCGATGTCGGCGCGGCCGGTCCGTTGAGCGGTCTGGTATTTGCCATCCCAATCCTGCTTTATGGTCTGGCGACTTCACCGGTAGGACCGCTGCCAACCATTGATTACATGCTCGAAGGCAATTCCTTGCTGTATGCCGCCGCCAAAATTCTGGTGTTGGGGCAAATGCTGCCGGCCAATGGTCTGGACGTTTCCCTGAATCAGGTGGCCTGGGCCGGGTGGGTTGGTTTGTTGGTGACCGGACTTAACCTGATTCCTGTCGGACAGTTGGATGGCGGGCACGTGGCTTATGTGTTGTTTGGCAAGCGCGCGCGGCGCTTCTTTTGGCCCGTGCTTATCGCTTTGGCGTTTTTAGCCATCTTCACCGGGGCGACGATGTGGTTGTTCTGGATTTTCCTGCTCTTCTTTTTTGGCCGCGCTTACGCCGAGCCATTGGATGATGTGACGCCCCTGGACCCCCGCCGCCGGGCGTTGGCGATTTTTACCCTGCTTTTGTTCCTCCTGGTGTTTGTGCCCATTCCCTTTCAGATTATTACCCCTTGA